The following proteins are co-located in the Vibrio azureus genome:
- the parC gene encoding DNA topoisomerase IV subunit A yields the protein MSTEITYDGVEQLPMRKFTEDAYLNYSMYVIMDRALPYIGDGLKPVQRRIIYAMSELGLSASAKYKKSARTVGDVLGKYHPHGDSACYEAMVLMAQPFSYRYPLVDGQGNWGAPDDPKSFAAMRYTEAKLSKFAEVLLGELGQGTVEWQPNFDGTMKEPQMLPARLPHILLNGVTGIAVGMATDIPPHNVCEVAEATIHLIDNPKAELPDVMQFVKGPDYPTEAEIISPQADIEKIYRNGRGSVKMRAVWCKEGTDIVITSLPHQVSGAKLLEQIANQMRAKKLPMVDDLRDESDHENPTRIVIVPKSNRIDCDLLMNHLFASTDLERSYRVNLNMIGLDNRPQVKGLVQILSEWIEFRRTTVRRRLQHRLDKVMARLHILEGLLVAYLNLDEVIEIIRTEDDPKAVLMERFGITDIQADAILDTKLRHLAKLEEMKIRGEQDELEKEREKLEQLLGSERRLNTLLKKEIKADAEKYGDDRRSPIVERAEAKALTERDLVPSEPITVVLSEKGWIRHAKGHEVDAQGLSYKSGDKYLAHARGKSNQQAVLFGSDGRSYAIESHTLPSARSQGEPITGRLNITAGSSIRQVIMGEEEQLWLVGSDAGYGFVCKGSDLLSKNRSGKALITLPANAEVMTPKAIAHLDSDEILAITNQGRMLLFPIKDLPQLAKGKGNKIINIPSAKAKEREEVLSHLMALPQGASLTLYAGKRKLGLKQADLDNFRGERGRRGGLLPRGLQRVTGIEVDLKGGSEGTDEPSESK from the coding sequence ATGTCTACAGAAATTACTTACGATGGCGTTGAACAGTTGCCGATGCGCAAGTTCACAGAAGACGCTTATCTAAACTACTCGATGTACGTAATCATGGACCGAGCATTGCCGTATATTGGTGATGGCTTGAAACCGGTTCAACGACGCATCATTTACGCCATGTCGGAGCTCGGTCTTTCGGCATCAGCTAAATACAAAAAATCCGCACGTACGGTTGGTGATGTGTTGGGTAAATACCACCCTCATGGTGATTCAGCCTGTTATGAAGCGATGGTATTGATGGCGCAGCCTTTCTCTTACCGTTACCCATTGGTTGATGGGCAAGGTAACTGGGGTGCGCCCGATGATCCGAAGTCGTTCGCAGCAATGCGTTATACCGAGGCAAAACTGTCGAAGTTTGCGGAAGTTTTACTTGGTGAGTTAGGTCAAGGCACGGTTGAGTGGCAGCCAAACTTTGATGGCACAATGAAAGAGCCGCAAATGTTACCAGCACGTCTTCCTCATATTCTGCTTAATGGGGTGACGGGTATTGCTGTTGGTATGGCAACAGATATTCCACCTCATAATGTGTGTGAAGTCGCTGAAGCAACCATTCATTTGATCGATAACCCGAAAGCAGAACTGCCAGATGTGATGCAGTTTGTAAAAGGTCCAGATTACCCAACCGAAGCGGAAATTATTTCGCCTCAAGCCGATATTGAGAAGATTTATCGCAACGGTCGTGGCAGCGTCAAGATGCGTGCGGTTTGGTGTAAAGAAGGAACAGATATCGTCATTACTTCTTTGCCGCATCAAGTTTCGGGCGCAAAATTGCTCGAACAGATTGCAAACCAAATGCGTGCTAAGAAGCTACCGATGGTGGATGACCTTCGCGATGAATCGGATCATGAGAATCCAACTCGGATTGTGATTGTTCCTAAATCGAATCGCATTGATTGTGATTTGTTGATGAACCATCTGTTTGCTTCAACGGATCTGGAACGTAGCTACCGCGTAAACTTAAACATGATCGGGTTGGATAACCGCCCTCAAGTTAAAGGTTTGGTGCAAATCCTGTCTGAATGGATCGAATTCCGTCGCACCACTGTTCGTCGCCGCTTGCAACACCGTCTAGACAAAGTAATGGCGCGCCTACACATCTTGGAAGGTTTGTTGGTTGCGTATCTAAACCTAGATGAAGTGATTGAGATCATTCGTACTGAAGACGATCCAAAAGCGGTGCTAATGGAGCGTTTTGGGATCACTGATATCCAAGCGGATGCGATTCTGGATACCAAACTTCGTCATCTCGCCAAACTCGAAGAGATGAAGATCCGTGGTGAGCAAGACGAGCTAGAGAAAGAGCGTGAGAAGCTAGAACAGTTACTAGGTTCTGAGCGTCGTCTGAACACACTACTGAAGAAAGAAATCAAAGCAGACGCAGAGAAATACGGTGATGATCGTCGTTCTCCAATCGTTGAGCGTGCAGAAGCAAAAGCACTTACAGAGCGCGATTTAGTGCCAAGTGAACCGATTACGGTTGTGTTGTCTGAAAAAGGCTGGATTCGTCATGCAAAAGGCCACGAAGTGGATGCGCAAGGCTTGAGCTACAAATCAGGTGATAAATACCTCGCACATGCGCGAGGTAAGAGCAACCAGCAAGCGGTTCTGTTTGGCAGTGATGGCCGAAGCTATGCCATTGAATCACACACTTTGCCATCAGCTCGTAGTCAAGGTGAGCCAATCACTGGACGCTTAAATATCACAGCAGGCAGCAGTATTCGCCAAGTGATCATGGGCGAAGAAGAGCAGTTATGGTTAGTCGGTTCAGACGCGGGTTATGGCTTTGTATGTAAAGGTTCCGATTTACTTTCTAAGAACCGCAGTGGTAAAGCCTTGATTACGCTACCAGCAAACGCTGAGGTCATGACACCAAAAGCCATTGCTCATTTAGATTCAGATGAAATCTTGGCGATTACCAACCAGGGCCGTATGCTACTTTTCCCAATCAAAGACTTACCACAGTTGGCGAAAGGGAAAGGGAATAAGATCATTAATATTCCTTCCGCTAAGGCTAAAGAGCGTGAAGAAGTCTTATCCCATTTGATGGCACTGCCTCAGGGCGCTTCTTTAACCCTGTATGCGGGTAAGCGCAAGCTAGGTTTAAAACAAGCTGACCTGGATAACTTCCGCGGGGAACGTGGCCGTCGAGGTGGTTTACTGCCACGTGGCCTGCAGCGAGTGACTGGTATTGAAGTAGACCTGAAGGGGGGCTCAGAAGGCACCGATGAGCCGAGTGAGAGCAAATAA
- the degS gene encoding outer membrane-stress sensor serine endopeptidase DegS — MLNFLLRSVLLGLATAAVLLLALPSLRGNLLPTTLVTPQPLNTASFEVSFNPAVRRAAPAVVNIYSRKYVESDRSKLSTQGLGSGVIVSDKGYIITNYHVVAQADQIVVALQDGRVAAAQLVGTDKRTDIAILRVEGTNLPVIPQNPDYKPRVGDVVLAIGNPYNLGQTTTFGIISATGRSSISDGRQAFIQTDAAINDGNSGGALVNTQGELVGINTASFQQATDLETYGISFAIPAPLANKIMQKIIADGRVIRGYIGIDGQDINSVTSRLLGNEHIGGIVVLGIDPNGPANLAGFKKQDIIISINGTKVQGRQSVMDIVTDLRPGTSVDVGIIRKGKEMNLTVTIAEDKQKS, encoded by the coding sequence ATGCTTAACTTTTTACTACGTTCTGTTCTGTTAGGCTTAGCGACCGCAGCGGTTCTTTTACTCGCCCTCCCTTCTCTGCGAGGCAACCTATTACCCACAACCTTGGTTACACCTCAACCTCTCAATACTGCATCATTTGAAGTTTCTTTCAACCCTGCTGTAAGAAGAGCAGCACCTGCTGTTGTTAATATCTATAGCCGTAAATATGTTGAAAGCGACCGTAGCAAGCTGTCAACACAAGGTCTAGGTTCTGGTGTGATCGTCAGCGATAAAGGCTACATTATAACTAACTATCATGTTGTTGCTCAGGCTGACCAAATTGTTGTTGCCCTACAAGATGGCCGAGTTGCCGCGGCACAATTAGTTGGCACAGACAAACGGACAGACATTGCCATTTTACGAGTTGAAGGCACAAACTTACCTGTTATCCCTCAGAACCCTGATTACAAACCACGCGTCGGAGACGTCGTCCTAGCGATCGGTAACCCATACAATTTAGGTCAAACAACCACTTTTGGGATCATCTCTGCAACTGGCCGTTCTTCAATTAGCGATGGTCGTCAGGCCTTTATTCAAACCGATGCCGCCATCAATGACGGTAACTCTGGTGGTGCATTAGTCAATACTCAAGGAGAGCTTGTTGGTATCAATACCGCTTCATTTCAGCAAGCAACGGATCTTGAGACCTATGGGATATCTTTTGCAATCCCGGCTCCTTTAGCCAATAAAATCATGCAAAAAATTATTGCAGATGGACGTGTCATTCGAGGTTACATTGGCATTGATGGGCAAGATATTAACTCGGTGACTTCACGTTTGTTAGGTAATGAGCATATCGGCGGTATTGTCGTTTTAGGCATCGACCCTAATGGTCCTGCCAATTTAGCGGGCTTTAAAAAACAAGATATCATCATCAGCATCAATGGCACTAAAGTTCAAGGGCGGCAAAGTGTTATGGACATTGTTACCGACTTACGTCCTGGCACCAGCGTTGACGTTGGAATTATCCGTAAGGGGAAAGAAATGAACTTAACAGTCACTATCGCCGAAGATAAACAAAAATCATAA
- a CDS encoding Do family serine endopeptidase produces the protein MKKPLLALTCLSLSLGSMLTPITATAALPFSVDGQQLPSLAPMLDKVTPAVVSIAVEGKHVETKRIPEQFQFFFGPDFPSAQTQERPFKGLGSGVIVNADKGQVVTNYHVIKGADDIRVRLHDGREYDAELIGGDEMSDVALLKLEKAKDLTEIKIADSDKLNVGDFAVAIGNPFGLGQTVTSGIVSALGRSGLNLENFENFIQTDAAINSGNSGGALVNLNGELIGINTAILGPNGGNVGIGFAIPSNMMKNLTEQILEFGEVKRGMLGVQGGEVTSELAEALGYESSKGAFVSQVVPDSAADKAGLQAGDIIVAINGKSIETFSELRAKVATLGAGKEVKLGVVRDGQKKDFKVTLGESKNMKAKAESLHDGLKGAELSNTSQSDKIQGVKVTHVDEKSPAAQYQLKKGDIIIGVNRKRVKNLAELRALIEKQDGVLAMNIQRGDRTLYLVIR, from the coding sequence ATGAAAAAACCATTACTTGCACTAACCTGTTTATCTTTAAGCTTGGGGTCAATGCTCACTCCCATCACGGCAACCGCAGCGCTTCCATTCAGTGTGGATGGCCAACAGCTACCTAGCCTTGCTCCGATGTTGGACAAAGTCACACCAGCCGTTGTCAGCATAGCCGTCGAAGGGAAACACGTCGAAACTAAACGTATCCCAGAGCAGTTCCAGTTCTTTTTTGGACCAGACTTCCCCTCCGCTCAAACTCAAGAGCGACCATTTAAAGGCCTAGGTTCGGGAGTAATTGTTAACGCTGATAAAGGCCAAGTGGTCACCAACTACCATGTAATTAAAGGCGCTGATGACATCCGTGTTCGCCTTCATGATGGTCGAGAGTATGACGCTGAACTCATCGGTGGTGATGAAATGTCAGACGTTGCTCTACTTAAACTCGAAAAAGCCAAAGACTTAACTGAAATAAAAATTGCCGATTCTGACAAACTGAATGTCGGTGATTTTGCTGTCGCTATCGGTAACCCATTTGGGTTAGGCCAAACCGTGACTTCTGGAATTGTCTCGGCACTAGGTCGAAGCGGCTTGAATCTAGAGAACTTTGAAAACTTTATTCAAACTGATGCGGCCATTAACAGCGGCAACTCTGGTGGTGCTCTAGTCAACCTAAACGGTGAACTGATTGGCATTAATACTGCTATCCTAGGTCCAAATGGTGGCAACGTCGGCATCGGTTTTGCGATTCCATCTAATATGATGAAGAACCTGACCGAGCAAATTCTCGAATTTGGTGAAGTCAAACGAGGCATGCTAGGTGTTCAAGGTGGCGAAGTCACATCGGAGCTTGCTGAAGCACTCGGATATGAATCGAGTAAGGGCGCTTTTGTTAGTCAAGTGGTTCCGGATAGTGCTGCTGATAAAGCAGGCTTACAGGCCGGTGATATCATTGTCGCGATCAACGGTAAGTCGATCGAAACTTTCTCAGAACTGCGTGCTAAAGTGGCGACATTAGGTGCAGGAAAAGAAGTCAAGCTTGGTGTGGTTCGTGATGGTCAGAAGAAAGACTTCAAGGTCACATTAGGTGAATCGAAGAATATGAAAGCCAAAGCGGAAAGCTTGCATGATGGATTAAAAGGTGCTGAGCTGAGTAATACCTCACAAAGCGATAAGATCCAAGGCGTAAAAGTGACTCACGTAGACGAGAAATCTCCTGCTGCACAATATCAGCTGAAAAAAGGCGATATCATCATTGGCGTCAACCGCAAAAGAGTAAAGAATTTAGCCGAATTAAGAGCCTTAATAGAGAAACAAGATGGCGTACTAGCGATGAATATCCAACGTGGTGATCGTACGCTTTACCTTGTCATACGTTAA
- the zapG gene encoding Z-ring associated protein ZapG, with product MPWMYAIVGLLVGTVVGVLISRLTTPEYKKQKSVKKELEVAKFTLEQQRQELVDHFAQTAQMLDTLGKDYTKLYQHMAKTSSELLPNLPEQDNPFDKKAAMSTETTEDVKEEVESQPKDYASGSTGLLNEQQKERMDAPEMMAAKSS from the coding sequence ATGCCTTGGATGTATGCCATTGTAGGGTTGCTAGTTGGTACTGTTGTTGGCGTACTGATCAGCCGACTTACGACACCTGAGTATAAAAAACAAAAGTCAGTCAAAAAAGAATTAGAAGTGGCCAAGTTTACTCTTGAGCAGCAACGCCAAGAATTGGTCGACCACTTTGCACAAACCGCGCAAATGTTAGATACATTAGGTAAAGATTACACCAAGCTTTACCAACATATGGCAAAAACATCGTCAGAGCTGTTGCCAAATTTACCTGAGCAAGATAACCCTTTCGACAAAAAAGCGGCGATGTCGACAGAAACCACTGAAGATGTCAAAGAAGAAGTGGAGAGCCAGCCTAAAGACTATGCAAGTGGTTCGACAGGTTTGCTTAACGAACAACAAAAAGAGCGGATGGATGCGCCAGAAATGATGGCCGCTAAGTCTTCTTAG
- the zapE gene encoding cell division protein ZapE, with amino-acid sequence MTPLKQYQNDIAEHGFQHDEAQHQAVVALDNLYHAIVEFQSTPPPTLTTWQKLLGKKAVKPAPPKGLYFWGGVGRGKTYLMDTFFELLPTQRKMRVHFHRFMHRVHNEMKRLKDVENPLSIVADRFKQEADIVCFDEFFVSDITDAMILATLLQEMFKREMVLVATSNIEPENLYRNGLQRARFLPAIEMILQRCEVINVDSGIDYRLRTLQQAEIYHYPLDEQASVNLKKYYHQLTGERKATVDRIDINHREITVVEANDEVLFATFEQLCQTPRSQNDYIELSRLYHTVLLADVKQMHSKMDDAARRFIALVDEFYERHVKLIISAEVPLESLYLNGQLEFEFKRCLSRLVEMQSYEYLAKEHLG; translated from the coding sequence ATGACACCATTAAAACAATATCAGAACGACATAGCAGAACATGGATTTCAGCATGATGAAGCGCAACATCAGGCGGTGGTCGCGTTAGATAACCTTTATCATGCCATTGTAGAGTTTCAATCGACACCGCCCCCGACTTTAACCACTTGGCAAAAACTGCTCGGTAAAAAAGCAGTCAAACCAGCGCCACCTAAAGGGCTTTATTTTTGGGGGGGAGTGGGACGAGGTAAAACGTACCTCATGGATACTTTTTTTGAATTGTTGCCGACACAGAGAAAAATGAGGGTGCATTTTCATCGTTTTATGCATCGAGTTCATAATGAAATGAAACGTCTTAAGGATGTCGAGAACCCATTATCCATAGTGGCGGATCGGTTTAAACAAGAAGCGGACATCGTCTGCTTTGATGAGTTTTTTGTTTCTGATATTACCGATGCGATGATCTTAGCGACCTTACTACAAGAAATGTTCAAAAGAGAGATGGTCTTGGTTGCTACATCTAATATCGAACCAGAAAATCTCTACCGAAATGGACTACAAAGGGCGCGCTTTTTGCCTGCCATAGAGATGATCTTGCAGCGTTGTGAAGTGATTAATGTTGATAGTGGTATCGATTATCGCTTACGGACTTTGCAGCAAGCTGAGATATACCATTATCCACTGGATGAGCAGGCCTCCGTCAACTTGAAGAAATATTACCATCAATTAACCGGGGAAAGAAAAGCAACGGTCGATCGAATTGACATTAATCACCGTGAAATCACTGTCGTTGAAGCAAACGATGAAGTTCTATTCGCCACTTTTGAGCAACTTTGTCAAACCCCACGAAGTCAGAATGATTATATTGAACTCTCTCGCCTGTACCACACAGTATTGCTGGCTGATGTAAAGCAGATGCATAGTAAAATGGATGATGCGGCGAGACGCTTTATTGCCTTGGTTGATGAATTTTATGAGCGTCATGTCAAATTGATCATCTCTGCAGAGGTGCCGCTGGAGTCGCTCTATCTCAATGGGCAGTTGGAATTTGAATTCAAACGCTGTTTGTCTCGATTAGTTGAGATGCAGAGTTACGAGTACCTTGCAAAAGAGCACCTCGGATAA
- the rplM gene encoding 50S ribosomal protein L13 yields MKTFVAKPETVKRDWYVVDAEGKTLGRLASEIASRLRGKHKAEYTPHVDTGDYIIVINAEKVAVTGNKAKNKVYYRHSEFPGGLKSITFEKLIDRKPEMALELAVKGMLPRGPLGRAMYRKLKVYAGAEHNHVAQQPQVLDI; encoded by the coding sequence ATGAAAACTTTCGTTGCTAAACCAGAAACTGTAAAACGCGACTGGTACGTTGTAGACGCAGAGGGTAAAACTCTAGGCCGTCTAGCAAGTGAAATTGCATCTCGCCTACGTGGCAAACATAAAGCTGAATACACTCCTCACGTTGACACTGGTGATTACATCATCGTTATCAATGCTGAGAAAGTTGCTGTAACTGGTAACAAAGCTAAGAACAAAGTGTACTACCGTCACTCTGAATTCCCAGGTGGTCTAAAATCTATCACTTTTGAAAAGTTGATCGATCGTAAACCTGAGATGGCTCTTGAGCTTGCAGTTAAAGGCATGCTTCCACGTGGTCCTCTAGGCCGTGCTATGTACCGTAAGCTTAAAGTTTACGCGGGCGCTGAGCACAACCATGTTGCTCAACAACCACAAGTACTAGACATCTAA
- the rpsI gene encoding 30S ribosomal protein S9, protein MAENQYYGTGRRKSSAARVFIKPGSGNIVINKRSLDEYFGRPTSRMVVKQPLELVELTEKLDLYVTVKGGGISGQAGAIRHGITRALMEYDESLRPTLRAAGYVTRDARCVERKKVGLRKARRRPQFSKR, encoded by the coding sequence ATGGCAGAGAATCAATACTACGGCACTGGCCGACGCAAAAGCTCAGCTGCACGTGTTTTCATTAAACCAGGCAGCGGCAACATCGTAATCAACAAGCGTAGCCTTGATGAGTACTTCGGTCGTCCAACTTCTCGTATGGTTGTTAAGCAACCTCTTGAGCTAGTTGAACTAACTGAAAAGCTAGACCTATACGTTACTGTTAAAGGTGGCGGTATTTCAGGTCAAGCTGGCGCTATCCGTCACGGCATCACTCGTGCTCTTATGGAGTACGATGAGTCTCTACGTCCAACTCTACGTGCAGCAGGTTACGTTACTCGTGACGCTCGTTGCGTTGAACGTAAGAAAGTTGGTCTACGTAAAGCACGTCGTCGTCCACAGTTCTCTAAGCGTTAA
- the petA gene encoding ubiquinol-cytochrome c reductase iron-sulfur subunit, producing MSNAPLNNGRRRFLTATTAVVGGLGAVAVAVPFIKSWNPSAKAKAAGAPVEVDISKIEAGQMIRVEWQGKPVWVVRRTESVLENLNKINDQLRDPNSEMEQQPPYAQNEYRSIKPDYFVAVGFCTHLGCSPTYLPDTFSEQVQGVKSGFFCPCHGSKFDMAGRVFQGVPAPLNLVVPKHMYLTENKLLVGVDEGDA from the coding sequence ATGAGCAATGCGCCTTTAAATAACGGACGTAGGCGTTTTCTAACTGCAACAACTGCGGTTGTTGGTGGGTTAGGAGCAGTCGCCGTCGCCGTTCCTTTTATCAAATCATGGAACCCGAGTGCAAAAGCAAAAGCAGCAGGAGCACCGGTTGAAGTGGACATCAGTAAAATAGAAGCTGGTCAAATGATTCGCGTTGAGTGGCAAGGAAAGCCAGTCTGGGTAGTTCGCCGTACTGAATCTGTTCTTGAAAACTTGAACAAAATCAATGATCAGCTCCGAGATCCAAACTCCGAAATGGAGCAGCAACCTCCTTACGCACAGAATGAATATCGCTCTATAAAGCCAGATTATTTTGTTGCGGTTGGTTTCTGTACCCACTTAGGTTGTTCGCCGACCTACCTGCCTGATACATTCTCAGAGCAGGTTCAAGGCGTAAAATCAGGCTTTTTCTGCCCTTGTCATGGTTCTAAATTTGATATGGCAGGTCGAGTGTTTCAAGGTGTTCCAGCGCCATTAAACCTTGTCGTTCCTAAACATATGTATCTCACTGAGAATAAACTCTTGGTGGGTGTTGATGAGGGAGACGCATAA
- a CDS encoding cytochrome b, which yields MQVLLDWVEKRLPVMNAYKKHLSEYPMPKNFNFWYLFGSLAMLVLVNQILTGIWLTMNYVPSGEGAFASVEYIMRDVDYGWLLRYMHSTGASAFFVVIYLHMFRGLIYGSYQKPRELLWLFGMLIFLVLMAEAFMGYLLPWGQMSYWGAQVIISLFGAIPVIGDDLTLWIRGDYIISGATLNRFFALHVIALPIVLLLLVVLHVLALHEVGSNNPDGIDTKLPKGTMGEDYKTQFKFHKDYTKKYDIIDSIPFHPYGTVKDLIGVAGFLFLFCYVLFFNPEMGGYFLEPPNFEAANPLKTPEHIAPVWYFTPFYAILRAVPDKLLGVILMGASIVVLFLLPWLDRCKVRSYRYRSKLHLLNIAQFTVAFIALGILGALPATPLYTILSQIFSLCYFMFFVLLFFYSKNEATKPLPERVTFK from the coding sequence ATGCAAGTATTACTCGATTGGGTAGAAAAACGTCTTCCCGTTATGAATGCCTATAAAAAGCATTTATCTGAATACCCCATGCCGAAGAATTTCAATTTTTGGTACCTTTTCGGTTCTTTGGCAATGTTGGTTTTGGTCAATCAGATTTTAACCGGCATCTGGTTAACCATGAACTATGTGCCTTCCGGTGAAGGTGCGTTTGCTTCTGTTGAATACATCATGCGTGATGTCGATTATGGTTGGTTACTGCGCTATATGCACTCAACAGGAGCATCGGCTTTCTTTGTGGTGATTTATCTTCACATGTTCCGAGGTCTGATTTACGGCTCTTACCAAAAACCCCGTGAATTACTGTGGCTATTTGGCATGTTGATCTTCCTAGTGCTGATGGCTGAAGCCTTTATGGGTTACCTATTACCTTGGGGGCAAATGTCCTACTGGGGTGCTCAGGTCATCATCTCTTTGTTTGGTGCAATTCCTGTTATTGGTGATGATTTAACACTCTGGATCCGGGGTGATTATATTATTTCCGGCGCAACGCTGAACCGTTTCTTCGCTTTACATGTTATTGCTTTGCCGATTGTGCTGCTTCTTCTTGTGGTACTTCATGTACTCGCATTGCATGAAGTAGGTTCGAATAACCCCGATGGTATTGATACTAAGCTGCCTAAAGGGACTATGGGAGAAGATTACAAAACGCAGTTTAAATTCCACAAAGATTACACCAAAAAATACGACATTATTGATTCGATTCCTTTCCATCCCTATGGCACGGTAAAAGATCTTATTGGTGTAGCCGGTTTCTTGTTCCTATTCTGCTATGTGTTATTTTTCAACCCAGAAATGGGTGGATATTTCCTAGAGCCGCCTAACTTTGAAGCTGCTAACCCACTGAAAACACCAGAACATATTGCTCCAGTTTGGTACTTCACTCCGTTTTACGCCATTCTAAGAGCGGTCCCCGATAAACTGCTTGGTGTTATTCTGATGGGTGCATCGATTGTTGTTCTGTTCCTACTTCCTTGGTTGGATAGATGTAAGGTTCGTTCATATCGCTATCGCAGTAAGTTACATCTGTTGAATATTGCTCAATTTACTGTTGCCTTTATTGCTCTGGGTATATTAGGTGCACTACCAGCGACACCGTTGTACACCATTTTGTCTCAGATCTTTAGCTTGTGTTACTTCATGTTTTTCGTGTTGCTGTTCTTCTACAGCAAAAATGAAGCAACCAAACCATTACCAGAGAGGGTGACATTTAAATGA
- a CDS encoding cytochrome c1, which yields MKKWILILFALLPSLTMAAGSNFPLDKANIDLSDKASLQNGAKLFMNYCFACHSTQYQRYERVATDLEIPIDLMKENLIFDPTAKVGDLMVNAMPAEQAGNWFGAPPPDLTLVARVRGADWLYTYLRSFYVDPSRPFGVNNLVFPSVGMPHVLEELQGVPTPVYATEVVNGEEVQVVVGTETDGTGELTEGEYDKAVGDIVNFLVYAGDPIQLERHTLGWWVMGFLVIFTIIVVLLKKEYWRDVH from the coding sequence ATGAAGAAGTGGATTTTAATTCTATTTGCTCTGTTACCATCTCTTACTATGGCGGCAGGGAGTAATTTTCCATTAGATAAAGCTAATATTGATCTCTCCGATAAGGCGTCGCTACAAAATGGTGCAAAGTTATTTATGAACTATTGCTTTGCTTGCCATTCGACTCAGTATCAGCGTTATGAACGTGTTGCGACGGATCTTGAGATTCCGATTGATCTAATGAAAGAAAACCTGATTTTCGATCCTACCGCCAAGGTAGGCGATCTCATGGTGAATGCGATGCCTGCCGAACAAGCTGGAAACTGGTTTGGTGCTCCGCCCCCTGACTTAACTTTAGTGGCTCGTGTGCGAGGGGCTGACTGGCTTTATACCTATTTACGCTCGTTCTATGTCGATCCTTCACGACCGTTTGGTGTCAACAACCTTGTTTTCCCGAGTGTTGGTATGCCTCATGTGCTTGAAGAGCTACAAGGCGTTCCTACACCTGTCTATGCCACTGAGGTAGTAAATGGTGAGGAAGTTCAGGTCGTTGTAGGTACCGAAACGGATGGCACGGGAGAACTGACTGAAGGCGAGTACGATAAAGCGGTAGGTGATATCGTCAATTTTCTTGTTTATGCAGGGGATCCTATTCAGTTAGAGCGTCATACTCTTGGCTGGTGGGTTATGGGATTTTTAGTGATCTTCACCATCATTGTAGTGTTGTTGAAAAAAGAGTATTGGCGTGATGTACATTAA
- the sspA gene encoding stringent starvation protein SspA: MAVAANKRSVMTLFSSASDLYSHQVRIVLAEKGVSVEVELVDEANLPAELVELNPYKSVPTLVDRELALYDSKIIMEYLDERFPHPPLMPVYPVARGNSRLMMYRIERNWYSLAEKVAKGNAEESEKARTKLRNDLLTLAPIFAEYEYFMSEEFSLIDCYLAPLLWRLPQLGIDLVGPGSKEIKVYMNRVFERDSFLASLTEAEREMRLVR, encoded by the coding sequence ATGGCTGTAGCTGCCAATAAACGTTCTGTAATGACTCTTTTTTCAAGTGCATCAGATTTATATAGCCATCAGGTTCGTATTGTACTAGCTGAAAAGGGCGTAAGTGTTGAAGTTGAGCTTGTTGATGAAGCAAATCTTCCTGCTGAGCTTGTTGAATTAAACCCATATAAGTCAGTGCCAACTTTGGTTGACCGTGAGCTAGCTCTTTACGATTCAAAAATCATCATGGAGTACTTGGACGAGCGTTTCCCGCATCCTCCTCTTATGCCTGTTTACCCTGTCGCACGAGGTAACAGCCGCTTGATGATGTACCGTATTGAACGTAACTGGTACTCACTTGCTGAAAAAGTGGCAAAAGGTAATGCTGAAGAATCTGAAAAAGCACGTACTAAACTGCGTAATGATCTTCTGACTCTTGCGCCAATTTTTGCGGAATACGAATACTTTATGAGCGAAGAGTTCAGCCTAATTGATTGTTACTTAGCCCCACTATTGTGGCGTTTACCACAACTTGGTATCGATCTTGTTGGCCCGGGCTCAAAAGAGATCAAAGTGTACATGAATCGTGTATTTGAACGTGATTCATTCCTTGCTTCATTGACTGAAGCAGAGCGTGAAATGCGTTTAGTTCGTTAA